The stretch of DNA GTCGAGGTGCAGGGGCTGCTCGGCCCCGGCGACCCGGTGCAGCGCTCCCTCGATGGCCGCGCGAATCTCGGGGCTGATCTGCCCCGGCGTCAGGCGGGAGGAGGCCAGCAGCCGCACCTCGGGGGCCGTGGTCCACAGCCCCGCGCTCTCGGCCAGCCGTCCGGTGATCAGGTCGAGGGCGGCGCGGTAGTGCTCCGTACGCGCGGCGAGCGGGTCGTCGGCCCGCGCCGAGAGGTGCTCGGAGACGGTGGCGAGCAGCCGCGCCGAGGCCTCGGCATATACCTGATCGTCCACGTCGGTGCTGGTGCCCACCCACTCGCTGCCCCCCGCGTCGCCCAGCGGGAGTGCCCGCGTGACGAAGGTGCGGTAGCGGCCATCCGCGCCCAGCAGGCGGTGCTCGGCCTCGAAGGGCCGCCGCGCCCGCAGCGCCTCGCGCCAGCGCAGCAGGTACTCGGCGCGGTCTTCCGGGTGCAGCAGGCTGGCAAAGGGCTCGGTGGCCCGCTCCCCGCCCACGTACTCCGGCCAGCGGCGGTTGAAGTAGGTGACCTGCCCGGCCGCGTCGCTGAGCCACACGATCTGCGGCACACCTTCGAGCACGCCCCGGTAGCGGGCCTCGTCACGCTGGGCGCGGCGCTCGGCTTCCAGGCGGTCGTGGATGTCGGTCGCGGACGCCACCCACTCGGTCACCTCGCCCCCTCCACCCCGGATGGGCGCGACCCGCACCACGAACCAGCGGCCCGGTCCCCCGCCCCCCATGATCAGCCGCACCTCGCACTCGGCCTGGGTGCCCTTCCCAGTGGCCCCCGCCCACATCCGGGCGTAGGCGGCGCGGTCCTCGGGGTGAATCTGCTCTTCCAGCGCGGCCCCGCACAGACGCTCGCGGTGCTGGGCGTTGACATAGGTGACCTCGCCGACCGGGTCGCTCACGAACAGCATGTGGGGAATCGCGTCGAGAATCGCCCGCGAGCGCCGTTCCTCGGCCTGCCGCGCCCGCTCGGCCTCCACCCGCTCGGACACGTCGCGGATGACCTCCAGAAAGCCCAGACTCTCGCCGTGCGGCCCCACCACCGCGCTGCGCTGCGCCTCGCCGGAAAAGACGCTGCCGTCCTCCCGGCGGTAGGGCGTGGTGATCAGGTCGAAGGTGGCGCGGCCCTCCAGGCGGCGGTCGAGGTGCAGCCGCCCCAGACCCTCGCCCCGCAAGTCGGCGGGGGCGTAGCCGAACTGCCGCTCCAGCGCCCGGTTGACCCGCAGCACCCGGCCTTCCCCGTCGGTAAACACCGCCGCGTCCAGAATCGCGTGAAAGATCGCCTCGAACTCGGCCTGCGACTGCTGAAGCTGCGCCCGGGAGCGGGCCAGCGAGCTCAGGGCGTTTTCGGCCCGGCGCCGCGCCCGCACCTGCGCCTCGGCCGAGTAGAGGGTCAGCCCCGCCACCAGCATGCCCGCGATCAACACTGCGGCGGGCACGGCCGCCGCCGCGTCCCGCCCGAAGCTGGCGGGCGCCCGCAGGGTCTGGGTCCACACGCCGCCCACCTGCGGCTGGCGCACCGTGCGCTCGAAGGCGGCAGGCACCTCCAGTTGGTCCCCGCCCAGCAGCGCCCTGTTGAGCCGCGTCTCCACCGCCACGCCCGGCAGCGCCCCGGCGGGCCGCAGCGCCTGCAAGAGCGAGGCGGTGTCGAGGGCGAGATACACCACTCCCTGAAAGCGTTCGCCCGACCCCACCGGCAGAAAGAGGAGCAGGCCGTCCAGCGGCTCGCCGTCCGGCCCCTGCTGCACCAGCTTGACCGGACAACTGATCTGGCTGCGCTGGGTGTCCCGCGCCCGCAAGATCGCTGCCCGGCGGCACGGCTCGGTGAGCATGTCGAACCCCAGCGCCCGGCGGTTGACCGCGGCGGCGGGCGCGATGCGCTCGATCACCGCCTGCGGCCGCCCGCTCGCCGCCTCGCGCCAGCGGGTAAAGCCCACCGCCAGCACGCCGGGAAAGCGCCCCCGCAAATCCAGGCTGTCCACAAAGGTCCCGTATTCGGCCTGTCCAGGCTCGTCCTCCACCAGCCAGAACGACCGGGTGGCCCGCAGCAGCGTCTCGTACTCGTTGAGGCGGTCGCGCAGGATGCTGGCGTGCGCGTTGACCTCCCGATCGAACCGCGCCCGCTGCTGCTCCTGCACGAACCGGTACAGGAACGCCGCTGCAAACACGCTCAGCAGCAGCACCAGCACGAAGGCGGCCAGCGGCCAGCGGCGGTCGGGGGGCCGGGTCCCAGTCACGGCCGCACCTCATGACCACCCGCCGCCGCCCGGAAGACAGAGGCGGGCACGTCCACCCCGGTCCAGGCGAGAAAGGCCAGCCGCGCCTGATGGGCGAGCATGGACCGCCCGTTCTCGGCGCGGAGCCCGGCGGCGCGGGCCTCGCGCATCAGCCGCGTTTCGGGGGGCTGGTAGACCATGTCATAGACGAGGGCACCGGGAGGCAGGCGCGAGAAGTCGAAATCGGGGAGGGGCGTCTCGTCCGGCGCGTCCAGGCCCGCACTGGAGGCATTGACGAGCAAGGTCACGCCCGACCAGGGCACGTCCCCGGACGCCTGCGCCGTGCCGCCCAGGTTGCGGGCCAGGGCCTCGGCGCGGGCCGGCGTGCGGTTGACGACCCGCACGTCATGGCCCCGCGAGCGCAGCGCCCACACCGCCGCCCGCGCCGCGCCGCCCGCCCCCAGGACCACCGTGAGCCCCGCGGAAGGCGCCGGGGCCTGCGCCTCCTCCAGTGCCGCGAGCAGCCCCGGCGCGTCGGTGTTCTCGCCCAGCAGGCGCCCGTCCCGGTGCAGCACCGTGTTCACCGCCCCCACCGCCCGCGCCGCCTCCGACAGGTCGTCCAGAAACGGCAGCGCCGCCTCCTTGTGCGGCAGGCTGAGGTTGGCCCCCAGCACGCCGGGTTCGCGCAGCCGGGCCAGCGCGGCGGACAACTCCGGGGCAGGCACGCGCACCGCCTCGTAGGTGCCGGTCAGCCCGGCGTGGGCGAAAGCCGCCCGGTGCATGGCGGGCGAGCGCGAGTGCGCGGCGGGGTCGGCATACAGGTAGGCCCGCCGGGGGCGACCGGGGGCAGAGCCGGGCGGAAGGTCAGGGACGCCGAGGGTCACGCGGCCCAGTGTACTGTCCGTCTCCGGGGCCTCGGCAGGGAGATTGTGCCCCGCCCCACGTCCGGCTGGGGGCCGGGGTCAGAGAATGGGGACGTCCGAGATGCCCATTCCCTTCCGACTCCCCCCAGCCCGCTCTGGGGGGAGAGTGCGCCCTGTGCCGCGCACGTCCCATCAGGAGCCGATTTGACAGAACGTACTCCCGGTCAACCCACCCCCGAGGGGAGCACCCCCACCGCCACCCTGCACCTGGAAAACCAGCGTGAGGCCTACGCCCTGCTGGGGGCGGGGGACGCCAATTTGCGCCGGATGCGTGAGCTGACCCCGGCCAAGATCATCGCGCGGGGCGAGACGGTCACCATCACCGCCGACACGCCGGAGGTCGTCCAGGCCGCCGAACGCATGGTCCGTGACGCCCTTGACGTGGTCCGCTCGGGCGGCGAACTCACCCCCGACAGCTTGCTGAGAAGTGCCCGCCTCAGCGGCGAGGGCCGCAGCCTCGCCCAGGAAACGCAGGTCTCGGGCCTGAGCCTCCCGCGCGGCCTCAAGGCCAAGACGCCGGGGCAGAAGGTCTACCTCGAAAAGATCGACGCCTCCGACATCACGTTCGGGGTCGGTCCCGCCGGAACGGGCAAGACCTACCTCGCCGTGGCGATGGCGGTGCAGGCCCTCAAGGCCAAGAAGGTCAAGCGTATCATCCTGACCCGCCCGGCGGTGGAGGCGGGCGAGCGGCTGGGCTTCCTGCCCGGCGACCTCCAGGCCAAGATCGACCCCTACCTGCGGCCGCTGTACGACGCGCTGTACGACATGCTCGATCAGGAGAAGTTCGAGTCGTACCTGACAAGCGGGGTGATCGAGGTCGCGCCGCTGGCCTTCATGCGCGGGCGTACGCTGAACGACGCCTTCGTCATTCTCGACGAGGCGCAGAACACCACCGGCGAGCAGATGAAGATGTTCCTGACCCGCATGGGCTTTTCCTCCAAGGTCGTGGTGACGGGTGACGTGACCCAGATCGACCTGCCCCGGCACGTCACGAGCGGGCTGGCGGTCGCCAAGCGCGTGCTGAGCCGCATCGAGGGCATCGCGTGGCACGAGTTCACCGACGTGGACGTGGTGCGTCACCCCCTGGTGGGCCAGATTATCCGCGCCTACGAGCGGGCCGAGGACGCCGAGGAGGACAAACGCGCCGCCCGCCGGGGCGAGTTCGCCTCCATTCCCGAGAACGAGGGCGACCCGCGCTAGTTACCCTCTGCTCCGGCCCCGCCCACGCTGGCGGGGTTTTCGCTGCCGACGCCACAGGAGGTTTCCCTTGCCCGCCAGCACCAGTGGCCTGAGCCTGGAACGGCTCGCCGTGCGCGTCCTGCTGAGGCTTCAGGCCGAGCCGGGCCGCTACACCGCCCGCAGCCTCGCCCGCGAACTCGGGGAGACGCCCAACCGGGTGAACCGGGTCATTCTCGCCATCGAGGAGGAGGCAGGCGTGCAGCGCGAGGGTGCGTACGGGGCCATCACCGTGGGAGGAACAGAGCGTGGAGTGTAAGCCCATCCGGTAAAGGCGGTCGGCCCGGCGGGTTTACCCTGGCTTCATGGCATCGTCATCCCCACCACGATTCGTGCGGCGGCTGGTGCCGATGTTCCTCATCCTGCACCACGGCACCCGGCCCGGCATTCTGCGGGGGCTGGCGGTGACCGGTGGCGTGATCACGTCGGCGGGGCTGGTGCTGGCAGCGACCTTTGCGGCGCTGGCCGTCATCCCGATCCTGTTCCTGCTGCAACCCGCCTTGATCGTGGCCTTCGTGGTGCTGCTGGACACCTTCCTGGTCCGCACGGTGCTGATGCCCGCGCTGGCCTACGACCTGGGGCCGCGCTCGTGGTGGCCGGTGCGGCTCAAGGCGGACCAAGTGGCTGCCCCCGGTCAGGCAGCCGCTACGCCGGCAGCGACCTGAACGGGCTTTCGACCCTCTCCCCCTGAGGGAGAGGGCGTTGCGGAGCAACGGGTGAGGAGGCGTGTGACCCTCCCAAACCGCCCATTCAAAGCCAACGCCCTCGGTCAACCCGGTGCGCAGAACACCCCAACGCCACTGCCCTATCCTGAACCCGTGATCGACCTCGTCGCCCGCAAAACCCCGCCGCCCGGCCTGCGCCCCGCCCTGCGCTCGGCGCTGGGGGCGGTAATGCGGCATTTCGGCGTGGAGGAGCGCGAGGTGACGGTCGTGTTGGTGGGGGACCGCACCATCCGTCAGCTCAAGCGCGAGCACTGGGGCGAGGACGCGCCCACCGACGTGCTGAGCTTTCCGACCTGGGAACCCGGCGACCCCTTCATGCCACCGCACCTGGGGGACATCATCATCAGCCTGGACACGGCGGGGCGGCAGGCGCAGGCGCGGGGCCACAGCCTCACCCGCGAGGTTGCCCTGCTCGCCAGCCACGGCCTGTCCCACCTCGTCGGTCATGACCACCCCCACGCCGAGGGCCTGGGCTTCGAGGAGGGCGCGACCGGCGAGGAATGGCAGGTCTTCCACGACGCCTGGGCCGCCGCCCGCGCCGCACTGCCCCCCGAAGCTCCGTCGCCCGAAGCCTGACGTGAGGTCAGACGGCTCGGCCCTGAGCCTGCGCCGCTGGGTGCGCTCGGCGAGCTTCGCCTGGGCCGGGGTGCGGCACGTCTACCGCACGCAGGCCAACTTCCGCATCGAGGTGTGGGCGGGCGTGCTGGCGCTGGGCCTCGGGCTGGGGCTGGGCGTGCCGCTCTCCCCCCTCCTGCTGGCCTGTGGGCTGGTGCTGAGCGCAGAGCTGCTGAACACGGCGCTGGAGGCGGTGGTGGACCTCGCCTCGCCCGAGTGGCACCCGCTGGCGAAGGTGGCGAAGGACGCGGCGGCCGGGGCCGTGCTGGTCGCCAGCCTGGGGGCGCTGGGGGTCGGCGTGGCCGTACTGGGGCCGCCGCTGTGGCGGGTGCTGGTGGGGTAGCGGGAGCGGGCGCGGCCTTGAGCGTCCCTTGGGCAAGAGACGTGCGCGGGCCGGGGGCGGAGCCTGTGGTAGACTGAGGGGAGTTATGGAGCCTCCCAGTTCTGGCTCTGCCCTGACGCCCGGTGAAGACCGCCTGCGGGCGGGATTTTTACTGTGGTCCCCTGACCGGCAACCGACGCGCCGCCCACGCCTTCTCCGCGTGGGCGGGCGGGCAGCATGTGCCACGCGGCGTGCCGGGGCGCGAATGGAGCGCGCCCACCCATGAATGATCTGCTCGGAATCCTCGCCCTCGTCGTGCTGGTGCTGATGAACGGCTTTTTCGTGGCGACCGAGTTCGCCCTCGTCAGCGTGCGGCGTACCCGGATCGACCAACTGGCCGAGGAAGGAAACAGCACCGCCAAGGCCACCCAGCGGGCGCTGCAAAACCTCGACCTTTATATCGCCGCGACCCAGCTCGGGATCACCATGGCGAGCCTCGCCATCGGCTTTGTCGCCGAGCCTGCCATCGAGCACCTGATTCACCCGCTGCTGGGCGAAACGACGCTGAGCGAGGGCCAGATCACGGCGATTTCCTTCGGCATCGCGTTTGCGATCAGCACCATCTTGCACATCGTCTTCGGGGAACTCGCGCCGAAGTCGTGGGCGCTGCAACGCTCCGAGCAGGTGTCGCTGCTGGTCACCCGGCCGCTGCTGGTCTTCACGGCGGTGTTCAAGTGGGCCATCGTGGGCCTGAACGCGATGGGCAACGGCGTGGTGCGCCTCTTCGGGCTGCGCGGCGTCGCCGGGCACCACACGGCCTACTCGGAAGAGGAAATCCGCATGATCGTGGGCGCGTCGAGCCAGGAGGGGGTGCTGGAGGACGACGAGAAGGAACTCGTCTACAACGTCTTCGACCTCTCGGACACCACCGTGCGCGAGATCATGACCCCGCGCGTGGACATGGTCGTGGTGGACGGTTCCCACGCGCTGCGCCAGCTCCTGGACCTCAATGCCGAGCACGGCTACTCGCGGGTGCCGGTGTTTCAGGACACCGCCGACAACATCGTGGGCATCGTGCACACGGGCGACCTGCTCGCGCACCTGCACGAACTGGACAGCGTGCGGATCGCCGACGTGATGCGGCCGGTCTTCTTCGTCCCCGAAGGCATGAAGATCAAGGACCTCCTGACCAAGATGCGCGAGAAAAAGTCGCACATGAGCATCGTGGTGGACGAGTTCGGCGGCACGGCGGGGCTGGTCACGCTGGAAGACGCCCTGGAAGAGATCGTGGGCGAGATCTACGACGAGACCGACGACGAGGAAGTGGTCCTGATCGAGGTGCTGGGCGAGGGCCGTTACCTGATGGACGCCAGCCTGACGGTCGGCGAGGTCGAGGAGCGCCTGGGCACCAATCTGGAAGACGGCGACGGCGAATACGATACCCTGTCGGGATTCATGACGAACCACTTCGGCGATATCCCCGAACCCGGCCAGAACTTCGTGCATGGCGGCTGGATGTTTACGGTCGAGGAGGCCGACCAGCGCCGCGTGACCCGCGTCCATGTGGAACGTGCCCCCGAGACGATGGTGTTCGAGACCTACGAGGAGCCCGCCCGTGACGCCTGAGCCCGTCACCGCCGACGCCCAACTGTTGGAGGGAGCGAAGGCGGCGTTCCGGCAGGCCTACGCCCCCTACAGCAAGTTCCGGGTGGGCGCGGCCCTGCGGACCCCCGACGGCCGCGTGTTCTTCGGCGCCAACGTCGAGAACGCCTCCTACGGCCTCGCCCGCTGCGCCGAACAGTCGGCGGTGCAGGCGATGGCGACCGCCGGGGCACGCACCTTCACCGACCTCGTGGTGTATTCCGAGGCCACCCCGCCCGCAAGTCCCTGCGGGGCCTGCCGCCAGATTCTGTTCGAGTTCGCGCCCGACGCGCAGGTGGTCTGCGTCAACCACCACGGCGACGTGGTGAGCGGGCTGGTCCGCGACTTCCTGCCCCACGGCTTCCGGCTGGAGCACAGAGACGACGGGCACGAGATGGGGACGGAGTAACACCCGTTCAGTGGCAAAGGGGCGGAGCCATCCGCCTCTTTTTGTTTTGCCCCCTTCACGGCTCGGTGACGGGGAGGTCGCAGGGGGCTTGTTGGCTTTCCGGCGCGGAAACTGTTTGGAGTGCCCTCAGCGTCGGGAGGCCGTAGCGGGTGGTCGAGGTGCTGCGGCGTGCCTGCTGTCCATTTCGCTCGTACCACTGATTTTCCGTCCGCACGCACAGGTCACGGCCCCTGAAACTCAGCCCCACGATGCGCGACGAGTTCTGGGACAGCCCGGCGTAGACCTGGCCGGGGGTGGGCACAGCCGTCCGCACGCCGCCCGACAGATTCCACAGCCGCACGGTATTGACCCCCGCGCCGATCAGGTATTTCCCGTCCTCTGTCCACAGCAGGCGCCGCACGTCGCTGTTCTTCAACACCTGCACTGTCCCGTCGGGCCGCACCAGGTGCACCTGACAAACGCTGTACTTGGGAATGTCCCAGCAGAAGCGCACGGCGGCCGCGTCCCCACGTGGGGAGAGCAGGGTCTGGACGGGATTGGCGGGGAAGTCGGCCACCGGCTCCGGGCCTCGAACGGACACTTTCTGGCCTCCCGTAAAGGAAACCTCTACCCTGGGAATCAGCGCCTGTGCGAAGGGCGAGGTCACAGCAACTGCCAGCAGAAGCGCGAGCATGACTCAGCGTAGGCCGGAGAACTGATGCCAGGGTGATGTAGTGTCGACTTCAACGGCAAAGCCACCGATCCGAAAAGACGGTCTGGCGACCCAGCAGCTTCAAACTGGGGATCGCGTACCGCGTCACCTCTCCGCCGGTGCGGACACAGACGCTGTTTTTGCCCAGCCTCAGCGGGGGGTCACCCCCCATCTCGCCCCCAGGAACAACGGCCCGAGTGCCGCCCTGCATGTTCCAGAGTCTCAATGTGTTGCGTCCGGCTCCCAAGAGAAATCGTCCGTCTGCCGTCCACAAGAGACCCAGCACATCACTATTTTTCAGAGTCAGCGGTGGCCGGTTGGGATGAACGAGTCGGACCGCGCAGCCGGTAAACCGCAGGGCCTCCCAGCAAAAGCGCACCGCCGCCGCTCGTCGTGTCGGCGCGTAGAGGGTTTCGACAGCGGACCAGCTCACATCGCTGGCGCTAGGCTCGGTTGGTGGTGCTACCCGGACGACAACCTGACTGGGAAAGGTAACTCTCACCTGAGGCAGAAGCCGGGGAGCATCGGCCAGCAAGAGCGCAAACATGCCCCAGCTTATGCCCCTGTACTGATGGCCGGATGACCCCGACGCCGAAGGGGAGAACCTCTCCGGCTCTCCCCCACTCGGCGGTCATGACGAACTCTCCTCGGGCTCTGGGTCAGTCGTGCGCCCCCACGAACTGCTCGGCTTCGGTGCTGCCCGCCAGCGCCGTCGTGCTGCTCTGACCGCCGCCCGCCGCCGTCGCCACGAGGTCGAAGTAGCCGGTGCCCACCTCGCGCTGGTGCTTGACGGCCGTGAAGCCCCGCTCCTGGGCGGCGAACTCGCGTTCCTGCAACTCGACAAACGCACTCATCTGCCGCCGGGCGTAGCCGTGGGCGAGGTCGAACATGCCCATGTTCAGCGAGTGGAAGCCCGCCAGGGTGATGAACTGGAACTTGTAGCCCATCTTGCCCAGCTCGACCTGAAAGCGGGCGATGGTCTCGTCGTCGAGGTTCTTGCGCCAGTTGAAGCTGGGCGAGCAGTTGTAGGCCAGCAGTTTGCCGGGGAACTGCGCGTGAACGGCTTCGGCGAAGCGCCGGGCGTCCTCCAGGTTGGGCACCGAGGTCTCGCACCAGATCACGTCGGCGTAGGGGGCGTAGGCCAGGGCGCGGGAGATCGCCTGCTCAATGCCAGGCCTGACGTAGTAGAAGCCTTCCGGGGTGCGCTCGCCCGTGCAGAAGGGCCGGTCGTTCTCGTCCACGTCGCTGGTGAGCAGGTTGGCGGCATCGGCGTCCGTGCGGGCGATCAGGACCGTAGGCACCCCGCACACGTCGGCAGCGAGGCGGGCGGCGTTCAGCGTGCGGATGAACTGCGACGTGGGCACGAGCACCTTGCCCCCCAGGTGGCCACACTTCTTCTCGGAGGCGAGCTGGTCCTCGAAGTGGACGCCCGCCGCGCCCGCCTCGATCATCGCCTTCATCAGCTCAAAGGCGTTCAGGGGGCCACCGAAGCCCGCCTCCGCGTCGGCCACGATGGGCGCGAAGTAGTCCACGTCGCCGCCCCCCTCGGCATGCTGAATCTGGTCGGCGCGGCGCAGGGTGTTGTTGATGCGCCGCACCACGTCCGGGACCGAGGAGGCCGGGTAGAGGCTCTGGTCGGGGTACATCTGCCCGGCGTTGTTCGCGTCGGCGGCCACCTGCCAGCCCGAGAGGTAGATCGCCTTGAGCCCGGCCTTGACCTGCTGCATCGCCTGGTTGCCGGTCAGCGCCCCGAGCGCGTTCACGAAGGGTTCTTCCTTCATCAGCCGCCACAGCTTCTGGGCACCGTGCCGGGCCAGCGTATGCTCGACCGGCAGTGAGCCGCGCAGCCGCACCACGTCGTCGGCGGAGTAGTTGCGGCGGATGCCTTGCCAGCGGTCCTCGGTCTTCCAGGTCTTGTCCAGAATCTCGGCGTGGGTGCGGGGGGTGGGGGTCATGGTGGTCTCCTCGGGGTGTGAGAGGCGGCCCTCGCCCGGTGGGGCGCGGTTGCGGGGATAGAAGGTGGCGATTTAGGAGAGGCGCTGATACCCAGGCAGGGTCAGGAACTCCTCGAAGGTGTCGGCGGTGACGAGGGCGGTGAGCAGCTCGGCGGCTTCCCCGAAGCGGGCTTCCCGTTCTGGCTGCTCGCGCCCGAGGCGGTCGCGGTGGGCGGCGATCAGGCGGGTCAGGCCTTCCGGGGTGATAGGCGTGCCGTCTTCGGTGCGCTGGCCGTGGTGCGCCCACTGCCAGAGCTGGGCGCGGGAAATCTCGGCGGTGGCGGCGTCTTCCATCAGATTGTGAATGGGCACCGCGCCCCGGCCGTCCAGCCACGCG from Deinococcus sp. HSC-46F16 encodes:
- the aroE gene encoding shikimate dehydrogenase — translated: MTLGVPDLPPGSAPGRPRRAYLYADPAAHSRSPAMHRAAFAHAGLTGTYEAVRVPAPELSAALARLREPGVLGANLSLPHKEAALPFLDDLSEAARAVGAVNTVLHRDGRLLGENTDAPGLLAALEEAQAPAPSAGLTVVLGAGGAARAAVWALRSRGHDVRVVNRTPARAEALARNLGGTAQASGDVPWSGVTLLVNASSAGLDAPDETPLPDFDFSRLPPGALVYDMVYQPPETRLMREARAAGLRAENGRSMLAHQARLAFLAWTGVDVPASVFRAAAGGHEVRP
- a CDS encoding diacylglycerol kinase, with translation MRSDGSALSLRRWVRSASFAWAGVRHVYRTQANFRIEVWAGVLALGLGLGLGVPLSPLLLACGLVLSAELLNTALEAVVDLASPEWHPLAKVAKDAAAGAVLVASLGALGVGVAVLGPPLWRVLVG
- a CDS encoding MMPL family transporter gives rise to the protein MASSSPPRFVRRLVPMFLILHHGTRPGILRGLAVTGGVITSAGLVLAATFAALAVIPILFLLQPALIVAFVVLLDTFLVRTVLMPALAYDLGPRSWWPVRLKADQVAAPGQAAATPAAT
- the aceA gene encoding isocitrate lyase, translating into MTPTPRTHAEILDKTWKTEDRWQGIRRNYSADDVVRLRGSLPVEHTLARHGAQKLWRLMKEEPFVNALGALTGNQAMQQVKAGLKAIYLSGWQVAADANNAGQMYPDQSLYPASSVPDVVRRINNTLRRADQIQHAEGGGDVDYFAPIVADAEAGFGGPLNAFELMKAMIEAGAAGVHFEDQLASEKKCGHLGGKVLVPTSQFIRTLNAARLAADVCGVPTVLIARTDADAANLLTSDVDENDRPFCTGERTPEGFYYVRPGIEQAISRALAYAPYADVIWCETSVPNLEDARRFAEAVHAQFPGKLLAYNCSPSFNWRKNLDDETIARFQVELGKMGYKFQFITLAGFHSLNMGMFDLAHGYARRQMSAFVELQEREFAAQERGFTAVKHQREVGTGYFDLVATAAGGGQSSTTALAGSTEAEQFVGAHD
- the cdd gene encoding cytidine deaminase; its protein translation is MTPEPVTADAQLLEGAKAAFRQAYAPYSKFRVGAALRTPDGRVFFGANVENASYGLARCAEQSAVQAMATAGARTFTDLVVYSEATPPASPCGACRQILFEFAPDAQVVCVNHHGDVVSGLVRDFLPHGFRLEHRDDGHEMGTE
- a CDS encoding hemolysin family protein gives rise to the protein MNDLLGILALVVLVLMNGFFVATEFALVSVRRTRIDQLAEEGNSTAKATQRALQNLDLYIAATQLGITMASLAIGFVAEPAIEHLIHPLLGETTLSEGQITAISFGIAFAISTILHIVFGELAPKSWALQRSEQVSLLVTRPLLVFTAVFKWAIVGLNAMGNGVVRLFGLRGVAGHHTAYSEEEIRMIVGASSQEGVLEDDEKELVYNVFDLSDTTVREIMTPRVDMVVVDGSHALRQLLDLNAEHGYSRVPVFQDTADNIVGIVHTGDLLAHLHELDSVRIADVMRPVFFVPEGMKIKDLLTKMREKKSHMSIVVDEFGGTAGLVTLEDALEEIVGEIYDETDDEEVVLIEVLGEGRYLMDASLTVGEVEERLGTNLEDGDGEYDTLSGFMTNHFGDIPEPGQNFVHGGWMFTVEEADQRRVTRVHVERAPETMVFETYEEPARDA
- the ybeY gene encoding rRNA maturation RNase YbeY, coding for MIDLVARKTPPPGLRPALRSALGAVMRHFGVEEREVTVVLVGDRTIRQLKREHWGEDAPTDVLSFPTWEPGDPFMPPHLGDIIISLDTAGRQAQARGHSLTREVALLASHGLSHLVGHDHPHAEGLGFEEGATGEEWQVFHDAWAAARAALPPEAPSPEA
- a CDS encoding PhoH family protein, translating into MTERTPGQPTPEGSTPTATLHLENQREAYALLGAGDANLRRMRELTPAKIIARGETVTITADTPEVVQAAERMVRDALDVVRSGGELTPDSLLRSARLSGEGRSLAQETQVSGLSLPRGLKAKTPGQKVYLEKIDASDITFGVGPAGTGKTYLAVAMAVQALKAKKVKRIILTRPAVEAGERLGFLPGDLQAKIDPYLRPLYDALYDMLDQEKFESYLTSGVIEVAPLAFMRGRTLNDAFVILDEAQNTTGEQMKMFLTRMGFSSKVVVTGDVTQIDLPRHVTSGLAVAKRVLSRIEGIAWHEFTDVDVVRHPLVGQIIRAYERAEDAEEDKRAARRGEFASIPENEGDPR
- a CDS encoding PAS domain S-box protein: MTGTRPPDRRWPLAAFVLVLLLSVFAAAFLYRFVQEQQRARFDREVNAHASILRDRLNEYETLLRATRSFWLVEDEPGQAEYGTFVDSLDLRGRFPGVLAVGFTRWREAASGRPQAVIERIAPAAAVNRRALGFDMLTEPCRRAAILRARDTQRSQISCPVKLVQQGPDGEPLDGLLLFLPVGSGERFQGVVYLALDTASLLQALRPAGALPGVAVETRLNRALLGGDQLEVPAAFERTVRQPQVGGVWTQTLRAPASFGRDAAAAVPAAVLIAGMLVAGLTLYSAEAQVRARRRAENALSSLARSRAQLQQSQAEFEAIFHAILDAAVFTDGEGRVLRVNRALERQFGYAPADLRGEGLGRLHLDRRLEGRATFDLITTPYRREDGSVFSGEAQRSAVVGPHGESLGFLEVIRDVSERVEAERARQAEERRSRAILDAIPHMLFVSDPVGEVTYVNAQHRERLCGAALEEQIHPEDRAAYARMWAGATGKGTQAECEVRLIMGGGGPGRWFVVRVAPIRGGGGEVTEWVASATDIHDRLEAERRAQRDEARYRGVLEGVPQIVWLSDAAGQVTYFNRRWPEYVGGERATEPFASLLHPEDRAEYLLRWREALRARRPFEAEHRLLGADGRYRTFVTRALPLGDAGGSEWVGTSTDVDDQVYAEASARLLATVSEHLSARADDPLAARTEHYRAALDLITGRLAESAGLWTTAPEVRLLASSRLTPGQISPEIRAAIEGALHRVAGAEQPLHLDAGSTPLLYEVGATGAVFYPLIGRDGAPRGVLALTYRQPPGDRDHDLAAELAQRFATALDNDALRLEAEEAHADLQLLNQSLEERVTQRTLELQDANRELEAFSYSVSHDLRTPLRHIVGFGDLLRKDASGSGGLSAKGERYLGVITDAAGRMSRLIDDLLEFSRMGRQELRRGPVDLGAVVREAWKDLEPDRAGRDVVFELKDLPTVEGDASLLGQVFMNLLSNALKYSRTREQARVTVSAVQEGEEVTVTVRDNGVGFDPRYADKLFGVFQRLHRAEEFEGTGIGLANVRRIVTRHGGRVRAESVPGEGAAFHVVLPLRDSAVGGSVVGERAGEGQP